A region of Pseudomonas sp. Marseille-Q3773 DNA encodes the following proteins:
- the gabD gene encoding NADP-dependent succinate-semialdehyde dehydrogenase yields the protein MQLKDAQLFRQQAYINGEWLDADNGQTIKVTNPATGEVIGTVPKMGTAETRRAIEAADKALPAWRALTAKERSAKLRRWFELMIENQDDLARLMTTEQGKPLAEAKGEIAYAASFIEWFAEEAKRVYGDTIPGHQPDKRLIVIKQPIGVTAAITPWNFPAAMITRKAGPALAAGCTMVLKPASQTPYSALALVELAHRAGIPAGVLSVVTGSAGEVGGELTSNSLVRKLSFTGSTEIGRQLMEECAKDIKKVSLELGGNAPFIVFDDADLDKAVEGAIISKYRNNGQTCVCANRIYVQDGVYDAFAQKLAAAVAKLKIGNGLEEGTTTGPLIDGKAVAKVQEHIEDAVGKGAKVLAGGKIIEGNFFEPTILVDVPKTAAVAKEETFGPLAPLFRFKDEAEVIAMSNDTEFGLASYFYARDMSRVFRVAEALEYGMVGINTGLISNEVAPFGGIKASGLGREGSKYGIEDYLEIKYLCISI from the coding sequence ATGCAGCTCAAAGACGCTCAGTTGTTCCGCCAGCAAGCCTACATCAATGGTGAGTGGCTGGATGCGGACAACGGCCAGACCATCAAGGTGACCAACCCGGCCACCGGTGAAGTCATCGGTACCGTGCCGAAGATGGGCACTGCGGAAACCCGCCGCGCCATCGAAGCCGCCGACAAGGCGCTGCCGGCCTGGCGTGCCCTGACCGCCAAAGAGCGCTCGGCCAAGCTGCGTCGCTGGTTCGAACTGATGATCGAGAACCAGGACGACCTGGCTCGCCTGATGACCACCGAACAAGGCAAGCCGCTGGCCGAAGCCAAGGGCGAAATTGCCTACGCTGCCTCGTTCATCGAGTGGTTCGCCGAAGAAGCCAAGCGCGTCTACGGCGACACCATCCCTGGCCACCAGCCAGACAAGCGCCTGATCGTCATCAAGCAGCCAATCGGTGTTACCGCGGCCATCACCCCGTGGAACTTCCCGGCCGCCATGATCACCCGCAAAGCCGGCCCGGCCCTGGCCGCTGGCTGCACCATGGTGCTCAAGCCGGCCTCGCAGACCCCGTACTCCGCCCTGGCCCTGGTCGAACTGGCCCACCGTGCCGGTATCCCGGCTGGCGTGCTGAGCGTGGTTACCGGCAGCGCCGGCGAAGTGGGTGGCGAGCTGACCAGCAACTCCCTGGTGCGCAAGCTGTCGTTCACCGGCTCGACCGAAATCGGTCGCCAGCTGATGGAAGAATGCGCCAAGGACATCAAGAAGGTTTCCCTGGAGCTGGGTGGCAACGCCCCGTTCATCGTGTTCGACGACGCCGACCTGGACAAGGCGGTCGAGGGCGCGATCATCTCCAAGTACCGCAACAACGGCCAGACCTGCGTTTGCGCCAACCGTATCTACGTGCAGGACGGCGTCTACGACGCGTTCGCCCAGAAGCTGGCCGCGGCTGTTGCCAAGCTGAAGATCGGTAACGGCCTGGAAGAAGGCACCACCACTGGCCCGCTGATCGACGGCAAGGCTGTGGCCAAGGTCCAGGAACACATCGAAGACGCCGTTGGCAAAGGCGCCAAGGTGCTGGCCGGTGGCAAGATCATCGAAGGCAACTTCTTCGAGCCGACCATCCTGGTCGACGTACCGAAGACCGCTGCCGTCGCCAAGGAAGAAACCTTCGGCCCGCTGGCGCCGCTGTTCCGCTTCAAGGACGAGGCTGAAGTCATCGCCATGTCCAACGACACCGAGTTCGGCCTGGCCTCGTACTTCTATGCGCGCGACATGAGCCGTGTGTTCCGTGTTGCCGAAGCGCTGGAGTACGGCATGGTGGGTATCAACACCGGCCTGATCTCCAACGAAGTGGCACCGTTCGGTGGCATCAAGGCCTCCGGCCTGGGCCGCGAAGGTTCCAAGTACGGTATCGAGGACTACCTCGAAATCAAATACCTGTGCATCAGCATCTGA
- a CDS encoding TauD/TfdA family dioxygenase, producing the protein MSNAALATAPQTLELDIHPVAGRIGAEIRGVQLSADLDAATIDAIQAALVKHKVIFFRGQTQLDDQSQEAFAKLLGEPVAHPTVPVVDGTSYLLQLDGAEGQRANSWHTDVTFVDAYPKASILRSVVAPASGGDTVWANTAAAYQELSEPLRELADKLWAVHSNEYDYATVKPDVDPAKLERYRKVFTSTVYETEHPVVRVHPISGERVLQLGHFVKRIKGYSLADSQHLFALLQGHVTRLENTVRWRWQAGDVAIWDNRATQHYAVDDYGTQPRIVRRVTLAGEVPVGVDGQLSRTTRKG; encoded by the coding sequence ATGAGCAACGCTGCACTGGCCACCGCGCCACAAACCCTCGAACTTGACATCCACCCGGTTGCCGGCCGCATCGGTGCCGAAATCCGTGGCGTGCAATTGTCTGCCGACCTCGATGCCGCCACCATTGATGCCATCCAGGCCGCCCTGGTGAAGCACAAGGTGATCTTCTTCCGCGGCCAGACCCAGCTGGATGACCAGAGCCAGGAAGCCTTTGCCAAGTTGCTCGGCGAGCCGGTTGCCCACCCCACCGTACCGGTGGTCGACGGTACCAGCTACCTGTTGCAGCTCGATGGTGCGGAAGGCCAGCGGGCCAATTCCTGGCACACCGACGTGACGTTCGTCGACGCCTACCCCAAGGCCTCGATCCTGCGCAGCGTGGTGGCGCCGGCCTCGGGCGGTGACACGGTGTGGGCCAACACTGCCGCTGCTTACCAGGAACTGTCAGAGCCGCTGCGCGAACTCGCCGACAAGCTGTGGGCGGTGCACAGCAACGAATACGACTATGCCACGGTGAAGCCCGACGTAGACCCGGCCAAGCTGGAGCGTTATCGCAAGGTGTTCACTTCTACCGTGTACGAGACCGAACACCCGGTGGTGCGCGTGCACCCGATCAGTGGCGAGCGGGTGTTGCAGCTGGGGCATTTTGTGAAGCGCATCAAAGGTTATTCGCTGGCCGATTCGCAGCACTTGTTCGCGTTGCTGCAGGGGCACGTGACACGCCTGGAGAACACCGTACGCTGGCGCTGGCAGGCGGGGGACGTGGCGATCTGGGACAACCGGGCGACGCAGCATTATGCGGTGGATGATTATGGGACCCAGCCCAGGATAGTGCGCCGGGTGACTCTCGCTGGCGAGGTGCCGGTGGGTGTCGATGGCCAATTGAGTCGGACTACGCGTAAAGGCTGA
- a CDS encoding aryl-sulfate sulfotransferase, translating to MNAKTETPALPEGACLTAKVPEPDQALLGDVVVNPYRLAPLTAIIRDGGRSLSAAHVRVLGRGERGVDIAYEVSDRSLWTYGGIPVFGLYPDHVNQVEVTYKLDGERIREQYQIYAPAVRLPVVAKQTAALPEVEPIKVAPGFEKRLYLFNHLLGEIPGGRAFKWNALGGAAEWDQVGNNWIADSNGDVRWYLDIEQIHDSNRRDGLGGTMGFQQTRDGKLIWGQGQTYSKYDLLGRRIWQRSLPDKFADFSHEIRETANGTYLLRVGTSDYRRPDGKRVRSIRDHIIEVDEAGDVLDFWDLNQILDPYRGDLLETLGKAAIQLPQGVHKQDERLANELAEGDLPFGDTPGVGTGRNWAHVNAIDYDADDDSIIVSARHQGVVKIGRDKQVKWILASPQGWPERLREKVLTPVAAEGFDWSWTQHTAWLTGKGTLTVFDNGWGRDFAPTRLTGNYSRAVEYRIDEAKGTVEQVWEYGKERGDEWYSPVTSVVAYRPETDTQFIYSASVNFLTPEKLTTTVLNEVRRGTQEVLVELKVHSRQPGSVGYRALVIDLAKAF from the coding sequence ATGAATGCCAAGACCGAAACCCCTGCATTGCCTGAAGGCGCCTGCCTGACGGCCAAGGTCCCCGAACCTGACCAGGCGCTGCTCGGCGACGTGGTGGTCAACCCGTACCGCCTGGCGCCGCTGACCGCGATCATCCGCGACGGCGGGCGCAGCCTGAGCGCCGCCCATGTGCGCGTGCTGGGGCGCGGTGAACGCGGTGTGGATATCGCCTACGAGGTGTCCGACCGATCGTTATGGACCTATGGCGGCATCCCGGTATTCGGCCTGTACCCGGATCACGTCAACCAGGTGGAAGTGACCTACAAGCTCGATGGCGAACGTATTCGCGAGCAGTACCAGATCTACGCCCCGGCGGTACGCTTGCCGGTGGTGGCGAAGCAGACCGCAGCGTTGCCGGAAGTGGAGCCGATCAAGGTGGCGCCGGGGTTCGAAAAGCGCCTGTACCTGTTCAACCACCTGCTCGGTGAAATCCCTGGTGGTCGCGCGTTCAAGTGGAATGCCTTGGGTGGCGCGGCGGAATGGGACCAGGTGGGCAACAACTGGATCGCCGACAGCAACGGTGACGTGCGCTGGTACCTGGACATCGAGCAGATCCACGACTCCAACCGCCGCGATGGCCTGGGTGGCACCATGGGCTTCCAGCAGACCCGCGACGGCAAGCTGATCTGGGGCCAGGGCCAGACCTATTCCAAGTACGACCTGCTGGGCCGGCGCATCTGGCAGCGCAGCCTGCCCGACAAGTTCGCCGACTTCTCGCACGAAATCCGCGAGACAGCCAACGGCACCTACCTGCTGCGGGTGGGCACCAGCGACTATCGCCGGCCTGACGGCAAGCGCGTGCGTTCGATCCGCGACCACATCATCGAGGTCGACGAGGCCGGTGATGTGCTGGACTTCTGGGACCTCAACCAGATTCTCGACCCGTACCGTGGCGACCTCCTGGAAACCCTGGGCAAGGCAGCAATCCAGTTGCCGCAAGGCGTGCACAAGCAGGACGAGCGGCTGGCCAACGAACTGGCTGAAGGCGACTTGCCGTTTGGTGACACCCCGGGGGTAGGGACCGGACGTAACTGGGCGCACGTCAATGCCATCGACTACGACGCCGATGACGACAGCATCATCGTTTCAGCACGTCATCAGGGCGTGGTGAAGATTGGCCGCGACAAGCAGGTGAAGTGGATCCTCGCTTCGCCCCAGGGGTGGCCTGAGCGCCTGCGCGAGAAAGTACTTACCCCGGTCGCAGCTGAAGGCTTCGACTGGTCGTGGACCCAGCACACCGCCTGGCTGACCGGCAAAGGCACGCTGACCGTGTTCGACAATGGCTGGGGCCGGGACTTTGCGCCGACCAGGCTGACCGGTAACTACAGCCGTGCGGTGGAGTACCGCATCGACGAGGCCAAGGGCACCGTCGAGCAGGTATGGGAGTACGGCAAAGAGCGCGGTGACGAGTGGTACAGCCCGGTGACTTCGGTGGTGGCCTACCGGCCGGAAACCGACACCCAGTTCATCTACTCGGCTTCGGTGAATTTCCTCACGCCGGAAAAACTCACCACTACCGTGTTGAACGAGGTGCGGCGCGGCACACAGGAGGTGCTGGTGGAGTTGAAGGTGCACAGCCGGCAGCCGGGTTCTGTAGGTTACCGGGCGCTGGTGATCGACCTGGCCAAGGCGTTCTGA
- a CDS encoding LysR family transcriptional regulator, translating to MHIDLRQLRHYIALVEHRSFVAAAAAVNLSQSAFSRSIQTLEHNIGCRLVDRASKELAPTRQGLLVLEHSRRLVHGAHNLVNEIHQFNGATTGVVRFGSGPAPAGGLVPRAVARFVAEYPAARTCFQVDNWQALNRKLVAEEIEFFVADTRQFESDPDYQVHKLTPQRWHFCCRAGHPLTERDSVRARDLFDYPLATTFRPPNIRKILSDLSGRQDFLPSVECEHGYALLNVVLHSDTIGIACNANLRPYQREGGLVALQLAGLKPEQEEAFYTRYGVVSRVGYGLSPLAQGLVRQLIACDTEV from the coding sequence ATGCATATCGATCTCCGTCAGTTGCGTCACTACATTGCCCTCGTCGAGCACCGCAGCTTCGTCGCTGCGGCGGCTGCGGTTAACCTTTCGCAGTCGGCGTTCAGCCGCAGTATCCAGACCCTGGAACACAACATCGGCTGCCGCCTGGTCGACCGGGCCAGCAAGGAACTGGCACCGACCCGCCAGGGCCTGCTGGTACTGGAGCATTCACGGCGGCTGGTGCACGGCGCGCACAACCTGGTCAACGAGATTCACCAGTTCAACGGCGCCACCACTGGCGTGGTGCGTTTCGGTTCCGGCCCGGCGCCGGCCGGTGGCCTGGTGCCGCGCGCAGTCGCGCGCTTCGTCGCCGAGTACCCGGCGGCGCGTACCTGCTTCCAGGTGGATAACTGGCAGGCACTCAATCGCAAGCTGGTAGCCGAGGAAATCGAATTCTTCGTTGCCGACACCCGCCAGTTCGAGTCCGACCCGGACTACCAGGTCCACAAGCTGACGCCGCAGCGCTGGCACTTCTGCTGCCGCGCCGGGCACCCGCTGACCGAGCGCGATAGCGTGCGGGCGCGAGACCTGTTCGACTACCCGCTGGCCACCACCTTCCGCCCGCCGAATATCCGCAAGATTCTCAGCGACCTCAGCGGGCGACAGGATTTCTTGCCGTCGGTGGAGTGCGAGCATGGTTATGCGCTGCTGAACGTGGTGTTGCATTCGGACACCATCGGCATCGCCTGCAATGCCAATCTGCGGCCGTATCAGCGTGAGGGAGGGTTGGTGGCGTTGCAGCTGGCCGGTCTCAAGCCGGAGCAGGAAGAAGCGTTCTATACCCGTTATGGCGTGGTGAGCCGCGTGGGCTATGGCTTGTCGCCCTTGGCGCAGGGGTTGGTCAGGCAGTTGATTGCCTGTGATACCGAGGTGTAG
- a CDS encoding ABC transporter permease encodes MNGILSRGRSWLRGPLRDPIATQGRSHKSRVLPWAVPVCIALLWVVASRQHWMSEQILPAPSLVWQSALEFGSGELWGHVWISLQRLFWGLLAGISSGLLLGAWLGTSRHAQTLVLPTFVALAQIPTLAWIPLFMLFFGIGELLKLVVLVKAVVVPVTLHTLVGVRDAQPKLREAAAALRLPGHLLFLRLLLPAALPAFLTGVRLALATGWTSLLAVELLASSEGIGYLMVWGRQLFMLDLVLLCILVIGLVGALLERGFSTLERRLLYWPQPATGEQQRGPIPRGWQSLLLPAALLALWQASSSFGWVDPNILTSPLNVLHTLFSGLADGSLPEAMLLSLQRTLTGLLLGGGAGLLGGLLLGLSRQAERLFGPSLSALRQVALFAWVPLLTAWFGLGEGAKNVFVGLAAFFPLLIATQRGIAGLSPQLGEAARTLRLNLWQRLRLLVLPGTAPAIFAGLRLSLIYAWLGTIGAEYFMPSDGGIASLMIGAQQLFRMDQVMAAMVLIGLVGALLGTLGQRLESRATRWRTA; translated from the coding sequence ATGAATGGAATTCTGAGCAGAGGGCGGAGTTGGCTGCGGGGGCCGCTGCGCGACCCGATCGCGACGCAAGGCCGCTCCCACAAAAGCCGCGTCTTGCCATGGGCAGTACCGGTATGCATTGCACTGCTGTGGGTAGTGGCGAGCCGGCAGCACTGGATGAGCGAGCAGATCCTGCCGGCCCCTTCGCTGGTGTGGCAGAGCGCGCTGGAGTTTGGCTCCGGCGAACTCTGGGGGCACGTGTGGATAAGCCTGCAGCGGCTGTTCTGGGGACTGCTGGCGGGCATCAGCAGCGGCCTGCTGCTCGGCGCCTGGCTGGGCACCTCACGCCATGCACAGACCCTGGTGCTGCCAACCTTCGTGGCCCTGGCGCAGATCCCCACCCTGGCCTGGATCCCGCTGTTCATGCTGTTCTTCGGCATCGGCGAGCTGCTCAAGCTGGTGGTGCTGGTAAAGGCCGTGGTGGTGCCGGTGACCCTGCACACCCTGGTCGGCGTGCGCGATGCACAGCCCAAGCTGCGCGAAGCCGCTGCCGCCTTGCGCCTGCCGGGCCATCTGTTGTTCCTGCGCCTGCTGCTGCCGGCCGCGCTGCCCGCCTTCCTCACCGGCGTGCGCCTGGCCCTGGCAACCGGCTGGACCTCGTTGCTGGCGGTTGAATTGCTCGCCTCCAGCGAAGGCATCGGCTACCTGATGGTCTGGGGCCGGCAGCTGTTCATGCTCGACCTGGTGCTGCTGTGCATCCTGGTGATCGGCCTGGTTGGCGCGCTGCTCGAACGCGGCTTCTCGACCCTGGAACGGCGCCTGCTGTACTGGCCGCAACCCGCCACCGGCGAACAACAGCGCGGGCCAATTCCACGTGGCTGGCAAAGCCTGCTGTTACCGGCGGCACTGCTGGCGCTGTGGCAGGCCAGCAGCAGCTTCGGTTGGGTTGACCCGAACATCCTCACTTCCCCGCTGAACGTACTGCACACGCTGTTCAGCGGCCTGGCCGATGGTTCGCTGCCAGAGGCCATGCTGCTGAGCCTGCAGCGCACCCTGACCGGCCTGCTCCTGGGCGGCGGCGCGGGCTTGCTCGGCGGGCTGTTGCTGGGGTTGTCGCGCCAAGCAGAACGCCTCTTCGGGCCAAGCCTTTCGGCACTGCGCCAGGTGGCACTGTTCGCCTGGGTACCCTTGCTCACCGCCTGGTTCGGCCTGGGCGAAGGGGCCAAGAACGTATTCGTCGGCCTGGCCGCATTCTTCCCGCTGCTGATCGCCACCCAACGTGGTATCGCCGGCCTGTCACCACAACTGGGCGAAGCGGCCCGCACACTGCGCCTGAACCTGTGGCAACGCCTGCGCCTGCTGGTGCTGCCGGGTACCGCGCCGGCGATCTTCGCCGGCCTGCGCCTGTCACTGATCTATGCCTGGCTCGGCACCATCGGCGCCGAGTACTTCATGCCCTCGGACGGCGGCATCGCCAGCCTGATGATCGGCGCCCAGCAACTGTTCCGCATGGACCAGGTCATGGCCGCGATGGTCCTGATCGGCCTGGTCGGCGCCCTGCTTGGCACCCTCGGTCAACGCCTCGAATCGCGCGCCACGCGCTGGAGAACCGCATGA
- a CDS encoding TonB-dependent receptor, with protein MSGFSRWPVRASRFTLQPLAAGVLLAASSGSFAAEPVTATPALEQEAKLGTVTVNARRREETAQSVPAPISVLDSETLETQRIYRVQDLQQLVPSTNVAYVHARQSSISIRGLGNNPASDGLEGSVGIYLDNVYLGRPGMAVFDLLDVEQLEVLRGPQGTLFGKNTTAGVLNITTRKPTFHREGSIQQSIGEDGYLQTQGSFSGPISETLAGRISAYRTEDDGYVKNIHDGGDLNGGKRQGFRTQLLFQPSDTFNLRWIGEYNEEDSDNGILSLYSTGPTINGVNRYESLAAQAGATLVSGKDRKVNFDADQQVTVFQGGTSVEANWTLPNDFTLTSITAYRWWDFTPRNDDGLNVPVFYSAGVSVRDKQYSQEIRLASPTGGAFDYVLGAYYFKQDLDNKSFTYYGPQADIWNITPAGALANVDTIGNGHIDTDSYALFAQGTWHITERLDFTAGVRGTYEEKSAWVTRDAPTGGAAVTGAAAAARQGRVGAYDSGDLNQYSFSPSGLLGLSYRFNEQLLGYATLTHGEKSGGINLTVGAAPRLGTDSLLVGTERVNNAEVGLKSTLFDDRLQLNANLFWTEVHGYQANVYDQINRVQYLANAGSVRSRGLEFEATALPIRGLTVNFNGSWNDVRYTEYEDAPCPPEVSLANATATCDLSGHQVVGASKYIANLNTQYKWQATDHVEPYVTASYAFRSKAVGTIDDSDFGQIPSYALVNLSAGVRLDQGDGVVDLSLWVKNAGDKTYFTSLWNSANGGYAGVLGTPRTFGATARYDF; from the coding sequence ATGTCCGGATTTTCCCGTTGGCCTGTGCGCGCGTCGCGTTTCACCTTGCAACCCCTGGCCGCCGGCGTGCTGCTGGCGGCGTCCAGCGGCAGCTTCGCCGCCGAGCCGGTCACTGCCACCCCCGCGCTAGAGCAGGAAGCCAAGCTCGGCACTGTGACGGTCAATGCCCGCCGTCGCGAAGAGACCGCGCAAAGCGTACCCGCGCCGATCAGCGTGCTCGACAGCGAAACCCTGGAAACCCAGCGCATCTACCGCGTGCAAGATCTGCAACAGCTGGTGCCCAGTACCAACGTCGCTTATGTGCATGCGCGCCAGTCGAGCATTTCGATCCGTGGCCTGGGCAACAACCCGGCCAGTGACGGCCTGGAGGGCAGCGTCGGCATCTACCTCGACAACGTCTACCTCGGCCGCCCGGGCATGGCCGTGTTCGACCTGCTCGATGTCGAGCAACTGGAGGTGCTGCGTGGCCCGCAAGGCACGCTGTTCGGCAAGAACACCACGGCCGGCGTGCTCAACATCACCACGCGCAAGCCGACCTTCCATCGCGAGGGCAGCATCCAGCAATCGATTGGCGAAGACGGCTACCTGCAGACCCAGGGCAGCTTCTCGGGGCCGATCAGCGAAACCCTGGCCGGGCGCATCAGCGCCTACCGGACCGAAGACGACGGCTACGTGAAGAACATCCATGACGGCGGAGACCTCAACGGCGGCAAGCGCCAGGGCTTTCGTACCCAGTTGCTGTTCCAGCCCAGCGACACCTTCAACCTGCGCTGGATTGGCGAGTACAACGAAGAGGACTCGGACAACGGCATCCTCAGCCTGTACAGCACCGGGCCGACCATCAATGGCGTCAACCGCTACGAAAGCCTGGCCGCGCAGGCCGGCGCGACACTGGTATCGGGCAAGGATCGCAAGGTCAATTTCGACGCCGACCAGCAGGTAACGGTGTTCCAGGGCGGTACCTCGGTCGAGGCCAACTGGACCCTGCCCAACGACTTCACCCTGACCTCGATCACTGCCTACCGTTGGTGGGACTTCACGCCGCGCAACGACGACGGTCTCAATGTGCCGGTGTTCTACAGTGCCGGGGTGTCGGTGCGCGACAAGCAGTATTCCCAGGAAATCCGCCTGGCTTCGCCCACCGGTGGTGCCTTCGACTACGTACTGGGCGCCTACTACTTCAAGCAGGACCTGGACAACAAGTCCTTCACTTATTACGGGCCGCAGGCGGATATCTGGAACATCACGCCGGCCGGGGCCCTGGCCAATGTCGACACCATCGGCAACGGCCATATCGATACCGACAGCTACGCCTTGTTTGCCCAAGGCACCTGGCACATCACCGAGCGCCTGGACTTCACCGCCGGCGTCCGCGGTACCTATGAAGAAAAAAGCGCCTGGGTAACCCGTGACGCACCGACCGGCGGTGCAGCCGTGACCGGTGCGGCCGCTGCCGCGCGCCAGGGCAGGGTCGGGGCCTATGACTCGGGTGACCTCAACCAGTACAGCTTCAGCCCCTCCGGCCTGCTTGGCCTGAGCTACCGCTTCAACGAGCAATTGCTGGGCTACGCCACCCTGACCCATGGCGAGAAGTCTGGGGGCATCAACCTGACCGTTGGTGCTGCGCCACGGCTGGGCACTGATTCGCTGCTGGTTGGCACCGAGCGGGTCAACAACGCCGAAGTCGGCTTGAAAAGCACGCTGTTCGACGACCGCCTGCAACTCAATGCCAACCTGTTCTGGACCGAAGTGCATGGCTACCAGGCCAACGTCTACGACCAGATCAACCGCGTACAGTACCTGGCCAACGCCGGCAGCGTGCGCTCGCGTGGCCTGGAGTTCGAAGCCACGGCGTTGCCGATCCGTGGCCTCACGGTCAACTTCAACGGCTCGTGGAACGACGTGCGCTACACCGAGTATGAAGATGCGCCATGCCCACCCGAGGTAAGCCTGGCCAATGCCACCGCCACCTGCGACCTGTCGGGCCACCAGGTGGTGGGCGCCTCCAAGTACATCGCCAACCTCAACACCCAGTACAAGTGGCAGGCCACCGACCATGTCGAGCCTTACGTCACCGCGAGCTACGCCTTCCGCTCGAAGGCGGTTGGCACCATCGATGATTCCGATTTCGGCCAGATCCCCAGCTATGCACTGGTCAACCTTTCCGCTGGTGTGCGCCTGGACCAGGGCGATGGCGTGGTCGACCTGTCGCTGTGGGTGAAAAACGCCGGCGACAAGACCTACTTCACCAGCCTGTGGAATTCCGCCAACGGTGGCTACGCCGGCGTGCTCGGTACCCCGCGCACGTTTGGCGCCACCGCCCGTTACGACTTCTGA
- a CDS encoding ABC transporter substrate-binding protein codes for MKTPLRHLVTALGLAFTLASHAAEPAKPDSIRIAVPDLSAGSKPSAGGVVDVLRDQQLLEKEFARDGIRIDWHFFKGAGPVINEALANGQADFAYLGDLAAIVGKANGLDTHVLSAGVRGVKSYLGVVPGSGIKTLHDLKGKRVAVFRGTANQLSFASALASQGLTERDLKVINLDFNAANAALAARQVDATWGLSSLLSLRERGLVELPISSRDLQGAGSTQAVLLGTGDFIRKYPELVQRLVNAQQQASSWLRDEHNREAYVDLVAANGNWPRSILRDDLAQEDLAHYFDPRLDADFVGQLQQGVDLAAKERLIRRGFQVAEWIEPRFLDAALNQQQAVQAAR; via the coding sequence ATGAAAACCCCGTTACGCCACCTGGTCACCGCCCTCGGGCTGGCCTTTACCCTTGCCAGCCACGCGGCCGAGCCCGCCAAGCCAGACAGCATTCGTATCGCCGTGCCCGACCTGAGCGCGGGTAGCAAGCCCAGCGCTGGCGGCGTGGTCGACGTGCTGCGTGACCAGCAGCTGCTGGAGAAGGAATTCGCCAGGGACGGCATCCGCATCGACTGGCACTTCTTCAAAGGGGCGGGCCCTGTGATCAACGAGGCCTTGGCCAACGGCCAGGCCGATTTCGCCTACCTGGGCGACCTGGCCGCGATCGTTGGCAAAGCCAATGGCCTGGACACCCACGTGCTCTCGGCTGGCGTGCGTGGCGTGAAGAGCTACCTGGGCGTGGTACCCGGTTCCGGCATCAAGACCTTGCACGACCTCAAGGGTAAACGCGTGGCGGTATTCCGCGGCACCGCCAACCAGTTGTCGTTCGCCAGCGCCCTGGCCAGCCAGGGCCTGACCGAGCGCGACCTGAAAGTCATCAACCTGGACTTCAACGCCGCCAACGCGGCGTTGGCCGCCAGGCAGGTCGACGCCACCTGGGGCCTTTCCAGCCTGCTGTCGTTACGTGAACGCGGGCTGGTCGAGCTGCCGATCAGCTCCCGCGACCTGCAAGGTGCCGGAAGTACCCAGGCGGTGCTGTTGGGGACGGGCGATTTCATCCGCAAATACCCGGAGCTGGTCCAGCGCCTGGTCAACGCCCAGCAGCAGGCCAGCAGCTGGCTGCGTGACGAGCACAACCGCGAGGCCTATGTCGACCTGGTGGCTGCCAACGGCAACTGGCCGCGCAGCATCCTGCGCGATGACCTTGCCCAGGAAGACCTCGCCCATTACTTCGACCCACGGCTGGACGCCGATTTCGTTGGCCAGTTGCAGCAAGGCGTTGACCTGGCCGCCAAGGAACGCCTGATCCGCCGCGGTTTCCAGGTAGCCGAATGGATCGAGCCACGCTTTCTCGATGCTGCCCTGAACCAGCAGCAGGCCGTGCAGGCCGCCCGCTGA